The proteins below are encoded in one region of Candidatus Moraniibacteriota bacterium:
- a CDS encoding O-antigen ligase family protein has protein sequence MKTTRLITTFFLFFLFLIPLQTIFFLREPFIGGEKWQYGTIGLYGTDILLLFLIILSATAYWKRNIDLRFMIYKWRPSFQFLILKSKIKNHISETLLGMFLLWVGLSIFWAGDQILALYFFVKLLLAVGLFAFVRSREIDVKKIVWVLILLGVLQSGIGIAQFLGQKSIESSILGMSSYDAYQAGSSVLKIDSGRFLRAYGTFPHPNMLGGFLGVILVLGIAYYVLFIRYVRSWGMARDILFLLTSIIVIFLGLLLTFSRSAWLGVGVGIFVLGIVVFLQKEWDVRIRFFKILIALGLAVTVFGSLLSEQILPRFDTVTIEREGSVTERVQSFRDASVVIGEGNVLLGTGAGNFTARMISLQPERPIWSIQPVHNVFVLVFTELGLVGFVLFLFFLFSLIKNFIAGLDLRLQRASKSLDSRLLGDDTSENLIIKKENILFGIALLVLIPSLFLDHFLWSSHFGLLFFFLLLGLSQMKEEKIL, from the coding sequence ATGAAGACAACAAGACTCATCACAACTTTCTTCCTCTTTTTTCTTTTTCTGATTCCATTGCAGACGATTTTTTTCTTGCGCGAGCCTTTTATTGGTGGAGAAAAATGGCAGTACGGAACGATTGGATTGTATGGTACGGATATTCTTCTTTTATTTTTAATTATTTTATCCGCCACTGCTTATTGGAAAAGGAATATTGATTTACGATTTATGATTTATAAATGGAGACCATCTTTTCAGTTTCTTATTCTTAAATCAAAAATCAAAAATCATATATCAGAAACATTACTTGGAATGTTTCTTCTGTGGGTGGGGCTCTCGATCTTCTGGGCGGGAGATCAGATACTTGCTCTGTACTTTTTCGTGAAGTTGCTACTAGCAGTGGGACTTTTTGCTTTTGTCCGATCGAGAGAGATAGATGTAAAGAAAATAGTATGGGTGCTCATACTTCTAGGTGTACTACAGAGCGGAATCGGCATAGCGCAGTTTCTTGGTCAAAAATCGATAGAATCATCAATTCTTGGTATGAGCAGTTACGATGCCTATCAGGCAGGCTCTTCAGTGCTTAAAATCGATTCAGGGAGGTTTTTACGTGCTTATGGCACTTTTCCTCATCCTAATATGCTTGGTGGGTTCCTTGGGGTGATTCTTGTGCTTGGTATAGCCTATTATGTGCTTTTTATACGCTACGTAAGATCGTGGGGAATGGCACGCGATATTCTCTTTCTTTTGACCAGTATCATCGTGATTTTCCTCGGACTTCTCCTCACTTTTTCGCGATCAGCGTGGCTCGGAGTGGGAGTGGGTATTTTCGTACTTGGCATCGTCGTGTTCCTTCAAAAAGAATGGGATGTCCGAATACGATTTTTCAAAATACTCATAGCGCTGGGACTCGCAGTCACTGTCTTTGGTTCTCTTCTCTCAGAACAAATCTTGCCGAGATTCGATACGGTAACGATAGAACGTGAGGGTTCGGTGACCGAACGAGTACAATCATTCCGTGATGCAAGCGTGGTCATCGGAGAAGGGAATGTCCTTCTTGGAACAGGAGCAGGAAATTTCACAGCACGCATGATCTCACTTCAGCCAGAGCGACCCATCTGGAGTATTCAGCCGGTTCACAATGTATTTGTACTGGTATTCACAGAACTCGGACTTGTTGGGTTTGTACTGTTTCTTTTCTTTTTATTTTCACTCATAAAAAATTTCATTGCCGGACTTGACTTGAGACTTCAGAGAGCGTCAAAAAGCCTAGATTCCCGACTACTCGGGGATGACACAAGCGAGAACCTTATTATAAAAAAAGAAAATATACTCTTTGGTATTGCATTACTTGTTCTTATTCCGAGTCTCTTCCTTGATCACTTCTTGTGGTCATCACATTTCGGACTTCTCTTTTTCTTTCTTCTTCTCGGTTTGTCACAAATGAAAGAGGAGAAAATTCTTTAG
- a CDS encoding oligosaccharide flippase family protein: MKKFSTALIWLTMSEIIFNIAGYIIHSSVGRILGPTDYGRFSLIVTLTTMVIILIGNGIPTAMSKYLAEIFESAPEKILGIKYKAMKLQAILMLSVTAVFFFVSPLIAWALHDVTLTPLFQLSSLIIPAFAAASFYFYYYTGLHFFRLQAFLKTMRALGRILFIIGFAFIFTPKGFGVEGAVSGYIAAPLFIFLIALVCDIVITHRYFPSTKQTKDEVVAFSGRTILAYAGPLTLFLLFYEFILTFDLYFVKSLLQSDYLTGIYNAAITVGRIPYYLFYALTIILLPAISKTTAERDTVETENLVNKSMRLLIFLLFPMITLLIAYATQILTLFYGREYLEAVVPMSIFTIGVGFLTVFYVLSFALNGAGLVKIPMKLAFFGFLGMIVLNFLLIPTFGLIGASLSTTLVSLFLMVSILVYTKIHFHTKLSFHTLFFSHIGAILISLASHALPHGTYSFLLSGTILFFAYFLFLRLCKVLTNEDLQPFRKILGLS, encoded by the coding sequence ATGAAAAAATTCTCTACCGCACTCATCTGGCTCACGATGTCAGAAATCATTTTCAATATCGCAGGCTACATCATTCATTCTTCTGTCGGACGCATTCTGGGCCCGACTGACTATGGTCGCTTCAGTCTCATCGTCACTTTGACCACGATGGTTATTATACTCATCGGCAATGGTATCCCGACGGCGATGTCGAAATATCTGGCAGAGATTTTCGAGAGTGCCCCAGAAAAAATTCTCGGGATCAAATACAAAGCGATGAAGCTTCAGGCGATACTGATGCTGTCTGTGACCGCGGTGTTTTTCTTTGTGTCACCTCTCATCGCCTGGGCACTTCACGATGTCACACTCACTCCACTCTTCCAATTGTCCTCACTCATCATTCCTGCTTTTGCTGCAGCGTCATTTTATTTCTATTATTACACCGGACTTCATTTCTTTCGTTTGCAAGCATTCCTCAAAACTATGCGTGCTCTCGGTCGTATTCTTTTTATTATCGGTTTTGCTTTTATTTTCACGCCCAAAGGTTTTGGTGTAGAGGGTGCTGTTTCGGGCTACATCGCTGCCCCACTTTTTATTTTCCTGATTGCTCTCGTATGTGATATCGTCATCACTCATCGCTACTTTCCTTCAACAAAACAAACGAAAGATGAGGTGGTTGCTTTTTCCGGAAGAACCATTCTTGCCTACGCCGGTCCCCTTACCTTATTCCTTCTTTTTTATGAATTTATTCTCACGTTTGATCTCTATTTTGTCAAAAGCCTCCTCCAAAGTGATTACCTCACCGGTATATACAATGCCGCCATTACCGTCGGACGTATACCATACTATCTCTTCTATGCACTGACGATCATCCTTCTCCCGGCTATTTCCAAAACAACCGCCGAGCGTGATACCGTAGAAACAGAGAATCTCGTCAATAAATCGATGCGTCTTCTCATATTCCTCTTGTTCCCGATGATTACGCTTCTCATTGCGTATGCGACGCAGATACTCACTCTTTTTTATGGTAGAGAGTATCTCGAAGCAGTGGTTCCGATGAGTATTTTCACTATTGGTGTCGGATTCCTCACAGTTTTCTATGTTCTTTCTTTCGCTTTGAATGGTGCCGGTCTCGTGAAAATTCCGATGAAGCTGGCTTTCTTCGGATTCCTCGGTATGATCGTACTCAATTTTCTTCTTATACCGACGTTTGGACTTATCGGAGCATCTCTTTCAACCACTCTTGTTTCTCTTTTTCTGATGGTCAGTATTCTTGTCTATACCAAGATACATTTTCACACGAAACTCTCTTTTCATACTCTTTTCTTCTCTCATATCGGGGCTATACTTATCTCTCTTGCCAGTCACGCTCTTCCTCATGGTACTTATAGTTTCCTTCTCTCTGGAACCATTCTCTTTTTTGCTTACTTCCTCTTTCTCAGACTTTGTAAAGTACTCACCAATGAAGATTTACAGCCTTTCCGAAAAATACTAGGGCTTTCTTAA
- a CDS encoding NUDIX domain-containing protein, translated as MSRTPHTFTASYILLIKDGQVLLSRRFQTGFEDGKYSVPAGHVEPNETFTQALIREVEEETGITLIEDRLKVSHIMHRKTPEREYVDVYFSANEWKGTLENKEPEKCDHLSWFPLNDLPKNIIPYLRQAIECSIRGVFYSESGF; from the coding sequence ATGTCAAGAACCCCACATACTTTCACTGCTTCGTACATCCTTCTTATAAAAGATGGACAGGTGCTCCTTTCTCGCCGATTTCAAACTGGATTTGAAGACGGAAAATATTCAGTTCCCGCGGGACATGTCGAACCCAATGAGACTTTCACTCAAGCACTGATCCGAGAAGTAGAAGAAGAAACAGGCATAACCCTCATAGAAGATCGCTTAAAAGTCTCACATATTATGCATCGAAAAACACCTGAAAGAGAATATGTTGATGTCTATTTCAGCGCAAACGAATGGAAAGGGACACTCGAAAATAAAGAACCCGAAAAATGCGATCATCTCTCTTGGTTCCCTCTAAATGATCTTCCAAAAAATATTATTCCCTATCTTCGCCAAGCTATCGAATGTTCAATACGAGGCGTCTTCTATAGCGAATCTGGTTTCTAA
- a CDS encoding RtcB family protein — MFEKNITKISPYKSEFKTDKMKVPVVFHVQDALLPEVSTQTQLESVASNDAVFHHIAAMADVHSKPGRKNATGTTVTSEKYILPQLNDSDPACGMRLVRTNFDDTNITPEEIEKLFRALTETVPTKKLVGTYLPFRVIVDICRSGIAPLIEYLGIETKNEALNSLDRGNFFTKEKSRKDIFHILPKLFLFFAQFRSGVLGAAGNHFLDLMKVTDTLDPETAQKFGLRKGQYLFMIHCGSGILGQYTMYMYTAKKREHFSTAILMNIGRFFWMTPYKKIVNRIADKIRASDFGKQEPLITFDGDGEDGKLYMDARNACSNFAHANRAVITHNVAKTARRVLGRDIEMDLLYDMPHILVSQEEHYRKNLWVHRNGTSRAYGPSKMSSHPLFRETGEPAFIPTSMSTEAYLCVGTDGNESSFYSCNHGAGKSAEKTDSVVPETKEELKKKLATKGVKLYNGRSSKVIEQDSSHYKRAEDVIASVTENHIVKPVVKLQPISVIMY, encoded by the coding sequence ATGTTCGAAAAAAATATCACTAAAATATCTCCTTACAAAAGCGAATTCAAAACAGACAAGATGAAGGTTCCTGTCGTGTTCCATGTGCAAGACGCACTCCTTCCTGAAGTATCGACTCAGACACAGCTCGAGAGCGTCGCAAGTAACGACGCTGTATTTCATCACATTGCTGCAATGGCTGATGTCCACAGCAAACCGGGACGCAAGAATGCCACTGGTACGACCGTCACTTCTGAAAAATATATTCTTCCACAGTTGAATGATAGTGATCCAGCTTGTGGTATGCGTCTCGTCCGTACCAATTTCGATGATACCAACATCACCCCCGAAGAAATCGAGAAACTGTTCCGAGCACTCACAGAAACCGTCCCAACCAAAAAACTTGTCGGTACGTATCTCCCATTCCGTGTCATCGTCGATATTTGCAGGTCAGGTATCGCTCCGCTTATTGAGTATCTTGGCATAGAGACCAAGAATGAAGCACTCAATTCTCTCGATCGTGGAAACTTTTTCACAAAGGAAAAATCACGAAAAGATATCTTTCACATCCTCCCAAAACTCTTTCTTTTCTTTGCTCAATTTCGATCAGGCGTACTCGGAGCAGCTGGCAATCATTTCCTCGATCTGATGAAAGTGACTGATACACTCGATCCAGAAACCGCACAAAAATTCGGTCTTCGCAAAGGTCAGTACCTTTTTATGATTCACTGCGGATCCGGTATCCTCGGTCAATACACGATGTACATGTACACTGCCAAAAAACGTGAACATTTTTCGACGGCTATTCTCATGAATATCGGTCGTTTCTTTTGGATGACTCCATATAAGAAAATTGTGAATCGTATCGCTGATAAGATTCGCGCTTCTGATTTTGGGAAACAAGAGCCACTCATCACTTTTGATGGAGATGGGGAGGATGGCAAGCTCTATATGGATGCTCGCAACGCCTGCTCGAACTTTGCCCATGCGAATCGTGCCGTCATCACACACAACGTCGCAAAGACAGCTCGACGTGTACTCGGACGGGATATCGAGATGGACCTTCTCTACGACATGCCACATATCCTCGTCTCACAGGAAGAGCATTACAGGAAGAATCTCTGGGTGCATCGAAACGGTACGAGCCGTGCCTATGGCCCGAGCAAGATGTCTTCCCACCCCCTCTTCCGAGAGACCGGTGAGCCAGCATTCATCCCGACATCGATGAGTACTGAGGCCTATCTCTGTGTCGGTACCGATGGCAATGAATCGAGTTTCTATTCCTGCAATCATGGCGCAGGAAAATCAGCAGAAAAAACTGATTCTGTCGTACCTGAAACCAAGGAAGAGCTCAAGAAAAAACTCGCGACCAAAGGCGTGAAACTTTATAACGGTCGTTCATCCAAAGTCATCGAACAAGATTCATCACACTACAAACGTGCAGAAGATGTCATCGCAAGTGTCACAGAAAATCATATCGTGAAACCCGTTGTCAAACTGCAACCAATATCGGTGATTATGTATTAG
- a CDS encoding glycosyltransferase family 4 protein: MSKEVLLATRPLVPPWDEASKNFAYFLGKEVKNHTLTLLTTKTPLIDLPDSVHTEPIFTSGHFDFSAKKNLFSYLRKTRKIFDITHYLFTPTMQNTRLIRWFARPSKKTIQTIATLRDDIYSPRQLKKLLFADQLVVYTDRTKAKLTALGFHNVTRIYPGIDLNRYQPQTKNEAILTELGLSMKDFVVMYPGEYTRLGATDMLTETLLDFFEKNRETDIRFVFACRVKNESDAEKKQSIHQRFAKAGLLDYIAFSDTISDMPSLYNSSDVIVFPVGNLQGKFDVPLIIIEAYACAKPVILSDLPQFLEFANNDICVTIPKDSGKELMKSLAYLRDNEAERKRLGVNARKFVEEHFDLRNTATQYEKIYSSL, translated from the coding sequence ATGTCCAAAGAAGTATTACTCGCTACTCGTCCTCTCGTTCCTCCATGGGACGAGGCTTCCAAAAATTTTGCGTATTTTCTCGGTAAAGAAGTAAAGAATCATACCCTCACCCTTCTTACGACAAAAACCCCTCTTATTGATTTACCTGATAGTGTCCACACGGAACCAATTTTTACGAGCGGTCACTTTGATTTTTCTGCCAAAAAGAATCTTTTTTCCTATCTTCGTAAAACTCGAAAGATATTTGATATCACGCACTATCTCTTCACTCCTACGATGCAAAACACACGTCTTATTCGATGGTTCGCCAGACCATCCAAGAAAACCATTCAGACGATTGCTACGCTCCGTGATGACATCTATTCGCCTCGTCAATTGAAGAAACTGCTCTTTGCTGATCAGCTCGTCGTCTATACGGATCGTACCAAAGCAAAATTGACAGCGCTCGGATTTCACAATGTGACACGTATCTATCCGGGCATCGATCTCAACCGCTACCAACCACAGACGAAAAATGAAGCGATACTGACAGAGCTCGGTCTTTCTATGAAAGATTTTGTTGTCATGTATCCAGGTGAGTACACACGTCTTGGCGCAACTGATATGCTGACTGAGACACTTCTTGATTTCTTCGAAAAAAACAGAGAAACAGATATTCGATTCGTTTTCGCTTGTCGTGTGAAAAATGAATCTGATGCGGAAAAGAAGCAATCTATCCATCAAAGATTTGCGAAAGCAGGACTCCTCGATTACATCGCTTTCTCTGATACGATTTCTGATATGCCGAGCCTCTACAATTCGAGCGATGTCATTGTTTTCCCTGTAGGGAATCTCCAAGGGAAATTTGATGTGCCACTCATCATTATCGAGGCATACGCGTGTGCGAAACCAGTGATTCTTTCTGATCTTCCTCAGTTTCTCGAGTTTGCAAACAACGATATTTGTGTTACTATTCCCAAAGATTCAGGAAAAGAATTGATGAAATCTTTGGCTTATTTGAGAGACAATGAGGCAGAAAGAAAACGTCTTGGAGTAAATGCCAGAAAGTTTGTCGAGGAGCATTTTGACCTCCGAAACACTGCTACACAGTACGAAAAAATCTACTCTTCGTTATAG
- a CDS encoding glycosyltransferase family 39 protein yields MSWKSTLKILILILVLGTAVRLYNLDQNSFVSDEFLDMNSSYGYTQTGEWKAWDFNFGKVSEVNKNVPRDERATIYKWQVAQVFHLLAPTEKNARLVSVLWGVISMGVIFWSAYVFTKRKEIGLIASLLFAFSMSGIIFDRTLRMYAMFLPMYLATSTFAFLALEKEYLGKVSFFRLLWKKYGINAPYILLAGIFFVLSLLTHQLTGTFVFFIAVYLAVRAFQEWRQRNGLVNKYALLFGSFVIALFLVAIFLPKFFQSYAAGLFFFENNYGYVKYILREYYHPLLGVILLGFGSWWLAKREKLTKESLWLTLSLLIPLSMAIWLWRRNMGAQYIYFAESFAGILTAVGIFGLWRLMSEKYTLTTKRSLLLLSLVIVLVPNFGYFFLENNTYHETSSGSNPNYRKVLTYFKKNQLATDVLVTRNMRNYYFAGAKVPVYDLGDEISKTKLSQQDIEKLMTEYKTGWIILSDNDYDYVAKGMKEYFAKNLVKVSNDQVRGSIDVFTWGR; encoded by the coding sequence ATGAGCTGGAAAAGTACGCTGAAGATTCTCATACTGATTCTCGTACTGGGCACTGCCGTACGTCTCTATAATCTCGATCAGAATTCATTCGTATCGGACGAGTTTCTCGATATGAATTCTTCGTATGGCTACACACAAACAGGAGAATGGAAAGCGTGGGATTTCAATTTCGGCAAAGTATCAGAAGTGAACAAAAACGTCCCACGTGATGAACGGGCAACCATCTACAAATGGCAAGTGGCGCAAGTGTTTCATCTCCTTGCACCGACAGAGAAGAATGCAAGGCTTGTGAGTGTCCTCTGGGGAGTCATTTCAATGGGCGTTATTTTCTGGTCTGCGTACGTTTTTACCAAACGGAAAGAAATCGGCCTTATCGCATCACTTCTTTTTGCGTTTTCGATGAGCGGTATCATATTCGATCGGACACTGCGTATGTACGCGATGTTCCTCCCAATGTATCTCGCTACTTCGACGTTTGCTTTCCTCGCACTAGAGAAAGAGTATCTCGGGAAAGTTTCTTTCTTCCGTCTCCTCTGGAAAAAATATGGTATCAATGCACCGTATATTCTTCTCGCTGGAATATTTTTTGTGCTTTCTCTTCTGACACATCAATTGACAGGGACATTCGTATTCTTCATCGCTGTGTATCTCGCAGTGAGGGCATTTCAAGAATGGAGACAGAGGAATGGATTGGTGAATAAATATGCTCTTCTATTCGGTTCTTTCGTCATCGCGCTTTTCCTTGTCGCAATTTTCTTGCCAAAATTCTTTCAATCGTATGCTGCTGGTCTCTTTTTCTTCGAGAATAACTATGGATATGTGAAATATATCTTAAGAGAATATTATCATCCGTTGCTTGGTGTAATTCTTCTCGGATTTGGATCATGGTGGCTCGCCAAACGTGAAAAATTGACGAAAGAGTCACTTTGGCTCACGCTTTCTCTCCTTATACCGCTCTCTATGGCGATATGGCTGTGGCGACGGAATATGGGTGCGCAGTATATCTATTTCGCGGAATCATTCGCCGGTATTCTGACAGCCGTCGGCATTTTCGGTCTCTGGAGATTGATGAGTGAGAAATATACTCTCACGACCAAGAGATCACTTCTTTTGTTGTCCCTCGTTATTGTACTCGTACCAAATTTCGGATACTTCTTCCTCGAGAACAATACGTATCACGAAACATCATCAGGAAGCAATCCGAACTATCGAAAAGTGCTCACCTATTTTAAGAAAAATCAGCTCGCTACTGATGTCCTCGTGACGCGCAATATGCGGAATTACTATTTTGCAGGTGCCAAGGTACCAGTATATGATCTTGGCGATGAGATTTCCAAAACGAAACTTTCACAACAAGATATAGAGAAACTGATGACAGAATACAAAACTGGATGGATCATCCTCTCTGATAATGACTATGATTACGTCGCCAAAGGTATGAAAGAATATTTCGCAAAAAATCTTGTGAAAGTGAGCAATGATCAGGTGCGTGGTTCTATTGATGTTTTTACTTGGGGACGATAA